In the genome of Paenibacillus sp. FSL R5-0766, one region contains:
- a CDS encoding iron-sulfur cluster biosynthesis family protein: MYIQITDLAAKRLTESLNDQPGYFKVIYDLEGCGCNGVIAIIIVDELAALDAQIETNLVPFYVDPKQQLNLEQHMKLDTEENYPSFKLSSDSGVLSANVRVRDTRAVTAGSSGGSDACML, from the coding sequence ATGTATATTCAAATTACAGATTTGGCTGCAAAACGATTGACGGAAAGCTTGAATGACCAACCCGGATATTTCAAAGTGATCTATGACTTGGAAGGTTGCGGATGTAACGGAGTTATCGCTATTATCATTGTTGATGAACTTGCGGCTCTCGATGCGCAGATTGAAACCAATCTGGTTCCGTTCTATGTTGATCCGAAGCAGCAGCTGAACCTAGAGCAACACATGAAGCTGGATACAGAAGAGAATTATCCTTCTTTCAAATTAAGCAGTGATTCTGGTGTGCTCAGCGCCAACGTTCGCGTTCGTGACACCCGTGCAGTAACTGCGGGAAGCTCCGGTGGATCCGACGCCTGCATGCTATAA
- a CDS encoding TetR/AcrR family transcriptional regulator → MGRAKEFDTETVLRKATSVFGAYGYEGTSLSLLLSELGIARQSLYDTYGTKHDLFVSALKFYIQQKTEAGIKLLNECTSVRQGVTELFNEAVNVLTDNERRNECFIINSAVEQAPQNHEIAAFIQTTNQQMEDVFHTALLRGQRSGELRHAEEELPGLARFLNYSRLSLTFTAKSGASTEVLRDFVQMTLRAMD, encoded by the coding sequence TTGGGAAGAGCCAAGGAGTTTGACACGGAGACTGTTCTAAGAAAAGCAACGTCTGTATTTGGAGCGTACGGTTATGAAGGTACATCTTTGAGCTTACTGCTGAGTGAACTTGGCATTGCGCGGCAAAGCCTGTATGACACCTACGGAACTAAACATGATTTATTTGTCTCTGCTCTTAAATTCTATATTCAGCAGAAGACAGAGGCGGGGATCAAACTATTAAACGAATGCACAAGTGTGAGGCAAGGCGTGACGGAGTTGTTCAACGAAGCGGTTAACGTGTTGACAGACAACGAACGTCGTAATGAATGTTTCATCATTAATAGCGCGGTTGAACAGGCACCACAAAATCACGAAATCGCGGCCTTTATTCAAACCACTAACCAACAAATGGAAGATGTTTTTCATACTGCGCTGTTACGAGGCCAGAGGAGTGGCGAACTGAGGCACGCAGAGGAAGAATTGCCCGGGCTTGCCCGTTTTCTGAATTATTCCCGACTCTCATTGACCTTTACGGCGAAGAGCGGTGCAAGCACAGAAGTGCTGCGGGATTTTGTACAGATGACCCTAAGGGCTATGGATTAA
- a CDS encoding ABC transporter ATP-binding protein encodes MIQFENVSKQYPDGTTALRQVNLNINKGELFVMIGPSGCGKTTMLKMINRLIERTDGTVRINERPIDEYNIHELRWNIGYVLQQIALFPHMTIAENIAVVPELRKWKSDQIKERVHTLLDMVGLHGDTYSERKPSELSGGQQQRIGVLRALAADPEIVLMDEPFSALDPMSREKLQDDILDIQRQMKKTIVFVTHDIQEAMKLGDRICIMKDGQVMQVGTPEELIRQPANDFVREFVGSPNADTSSQSDFDLESIMSPLSPGHVPKSAKTAVPVSITLMELVDIMASHDHLLVENNRQIIGEISRVDLMKYWSGQLQERGEGHE; translated from the coding sequence ATGATTCAGTTCGAAAATGTATCGAAACAATATCCTGATGGAACAACGGCTTTGCGTCAGGTTAACCTCAACATTAACAAGGGAGAATTGTTTGTCATGATTGGTCCGAGTGGATGTGGCAAAACCACCATGCTCAAAATGATCAATCGCCTGATTGAACGAACAGATGGAACCGTGCGCATTAATGAACGCCCAATCGATGAATACAACATTCACGAATTGCGCTGGAATATCGGATATGTGCTGCAACAGATTGCACTATTCCCGCATATGACCATTGCCGAAAATATTGCAGTTGTTCCTGAACTGCGAAAATGGAAGTCAGATCAAATCAAGGAGCGTGTACATACGTTACTGGACATGGTGGGTTTGCACGGAGATACGTACAGTGAGCGTAAACCGTCCGAGTTATCCGGAGGACAACAGCAGAGAATTGGTGTATTGCGTGCACTCGCTGCCGATCCCGAGATTGTTTTGATGGATGAACCGTTCAGTGCACTCGACCCAATGAGTCGGGAGAAATTGCAGGACGATATTCTGGATATCCAGCGTCAGATGAAAAAAACAATTGTGTTTGTCACCCATGATATTCAGGAAGCGATGAAGCTGGGGGATCGCATCTGCATTATGAAGGATGGACAGGTTATGCAGGTAGGCACTCCGGAAGAACTGATCCGACAGCCAGCTAATGACTTCGTACGTGAATTTGTTGGAAGTCCTAACGCGGATACGAGTTCACAATCTGATTTTGATCTCGAATCCATCATGTCACCACTCTCACCGGGTCATGTGCCAAAATCAGCCAAAACTGCCGTTCCTGTATCCATTACGTTGATGGAGTTAGTTGATATCATGGCTTCCCATGACCATCTGCTGGTTGAAAATAACCGCCAGATTATTGGCGAGATCAGTCGAGTTGATCTGATGAAATACTGGTCTGGTCAGTTACAGGAACGAGGTGAAGGACATGAATAG
- a CDS encoding ergot alkaloid biosynthesis protein, whose translation MINDKPLTLITGANGKTGSRVAAILQKHQYPVCLAGRTKPSLSGSADHYVYFDWYDSETYAPALKNVNQVYLVMPVMDMNPEDVIIPFIKEALWNGVKRFVLLGSASIDEDGPIFGKVHQYIKAYAPEWAVLQPSYFMENFTEGPHRETTKQLGKIYSATGDGKIGFVSADDIAAVAFHALTDVVPHNTEHIITGPETLSYGQVADVLSRVLGQSIQHESLSDNELRNSMIRAGMSEEYAAALAGLDVPIREEGREDQRTNTVKKLTGNNPISFEQFILNHMGVWE comes from the coding sequence ATGATCAATGATAAACCGTTGACACTTATTACGGGAGCTAATGGAAAGACAGGAAGCCGTGTTGCGGCCATACTTCAAAAGCATCAATATCCGGTGTGTTTGGCAGGAAGAACTAAACCATCTCTTTCTGGTTCTGCCGATCATTATGTCTATTTTGATTGGTATGATTCCGAGACATATGCGCCGGCGCTGAAAAATGTGAATCAGGTGTACCTTGTCATGCCAGTCATGGATATGAACCCAGAAGACGTCATCATTCCGTTCATCAAGGAAGCATTGTGGAACGGCGTTAAGCGATTCGTTTTACTTGGCAGTGCTTCAATTGATGAAGATGGTCCTATATTTGGCAAAGTACATCAGTATATAAAAGCCTATGCTCCTGAGTGGGCTGTATTGCAGCCTTCCTATTTTATGGAGAACTTTACGGAGGGACCGCATCGGGAGACGACGAAGCAACTCGGGAAAATATACAGTGCTACGGGTGACGGGAAAATTGGATTTGTTAGTGCAGATGATATCGCAGCGGTGGCCTTCCATGCTCTGACAGATGTTGTCCCTCATAATACGGAGCATATCATTACAGGGCCAGAGACGTTGTCCTATGGACAGGTTGCAGACGTCTTGAGCCGTGTACTGGGTCAGTCCATTCAGCATGAATCTTTGTCCGATAATGAATTGAGGAACAGCATGATTCGCGCAGGAATGTCAGAAGAATACGCTGCTGCCCTCGCAGGACTGGATGTGCCTATCCGGGAGGAGGGGAGAGAAGATCAAAGGACGAATACGGTGAAAAAATTAACGGGGAATAACCCGATTTCATTCGAGCAATTTATTCTAAATCATATGGGAGTATGGGAATAA
- a CDS encoding nuclear transport factor 2 family protein produces MTQSQQLEAGNSIPYRIMHGFTQLLLEGKLEQWLELYTSDAIFEFPYAPAGYPQKLEGKAAITNHLHNLLGMIEIQQFSEPVILADSTKQQFVAEFTCKGRSLVTGKPYNQTYISVVSHSNGKITHYKDYWNPMVVLESDLGGSKHDQ; encoded by the coding sequence ATGACACAATCTCAACAGTTGGAAGCGGGCAATAGTATACCGTATCGGATCATGCATGGATTTACTCAATTGCTACTGGAGGGAAAACTGGAACAATGGTTGGAGCTATATACATCTGACGCTATTTTCGAATTCCCATATGCACCAGCAGGATATCCTCAGAAACTGGAAGGCAAAGCCGCAATTACGAATCATCTTCATAATCTGCTGGGGATGATTGAAATTCAGCAGTTTTCTGAACCGGTGATCTTGGCTGATTCCACGAAACAACAGTTTGTGGCTGAATTTACTTGTAAAGGGCGTTCATTAGTTACAGGCAAGCCATACAACCAAACTTACATCTCTGTAGTGAGCCACTCTAATGGGAAAATTACACATTATAAAGACTATTGGAATCCGATGGTCGTACTCGAATCGGACTTAGGAGGAAGCAAGCATGATCAATGA